From the genome of Pelmatolapia mariae isolate MD_Pm_ZW linkage group LG12, Pm_UMD_F_2, whole genome shotgun sequence, one region includes:
- the riok2 gene encoding serine/threonine-protein kinase RIO2, translating to MGKLNVVILRYLSRDDFRVLTAVEMGMKNHEIVPVSLLSSIASLKHGGCNKILRELVKHKLVVYERTKTVQGYKLNYGGYDYLALKTLCAREIVISVGNQMGVGKESDIYIVASPSGEQYALKLHRLGRTSFRNLKNKRDYHKHRKNMSWLYLSRLSAMREFAYMKALYDRGFPVPKPVDYNRHAVVMELINGYPLCQVHELQDPSALYSEFMDLIVKLANHGLIHGDFNEFNLMLDDQDHITMIDFPQMVSTSHPNAEWYFDRDVKCIRDFFAKRFNYESELFPTFKDIRRSYSLDVEVSASGFTKDMERDGALLHPAGPEDDDEEEDDDDNDDEDAKEATDEEREEAVDMEEYKHAMLELEGLRISETSAETQDQDGEKSKNKVQEDQETETASSPPGDEETEKQLDEELEEAEDEFPELADLSTSNKEFKPFRDADSLLQIVEHRRKRTDSEATMGSTGSCSTIPPEVIRQKVRRQLTKQQKAAQRRRLQKGEANLVTKSRRENQNNIKSSMETSEFWG from the exons GTTGAGATGGGGATGAAAAACCATGAGATTGTTCCAGTAAGTCTTCTGTCTTCCATTGCAAGCCTCAAGCACGGTGGCTGCAACAAGATCCTCAGAGAGCTTGTGAAACACAAGCTCGTGGTCTATGAGCGCACCAAGA CTGTCCAGGGTTACAAGTTGAATTATGGAGGATATGACTACTTGGCCTTAAAGACTTTGTGCGCCAGAGAAATAGTCATTTCTGTTGGCAACCAAATGGGTGTTGGCAAAGAGTCGg ATATATATATTGTGGCAAGTCCAAGCGGAGAGCAGTATGCTCTGAAGCTGCACAGGTTGGGGCGTACATCTTTCAGGAATCTGAAGAACAAGAGAGATTACCACAAACATAGGAAGAACATGTCCTGGCTCTATCTCTCCCGCCTCTCTGCCATGAGGGAGTTTGCCTACATGAAG GCATTGTACGATCGAGGCTTTCCAGTTCCCAAACCTGTGGATTATAACAGACATGCTGTAGTGATGGAGCTCATCAATGGATATCCGCT GTGTCAGGTTCATGAATTACAGGATCCATCAGCCCTGTACAGTGAGTTCATGGACCTCATAGTCAAACTGGCCAATCATGGCCTGATTCACGGAGATTTTAACGAGTTCAACCTCATGTTGGATGACCAGGACCACATAACAATGATTGACTTCCCTCAGATGGTGTCTACATCACACCCCAATGCTGAATG GTACTTTGATCGAGACGTCAAATGTATCCGCGACTTCTTTGCAAAGCGATTCAATTATGAAAGCGAGCTCTTTCCAACTTTCAAAGACATCAG GCGGTCATATTCTCTAGATGTTGAAGTCTCAGCCAGTGGCTTTACGAAAGACATGGAGCGAGATGGTGCATTGCTACACCCAGCTGGAcctgaggatgatgatgaggaggaggacgacGATGACAATGACGACGAGGATGCCAAAGAGGCAACAGATGAGGAAAGAGAGGAGGCTGTGGACATGGAGGAATATAAACATGCAATGCTGGAACTGGAGGGATTACGAATCAGCGAAACATCTGCAGAGACACAAGATCAGGACGGTGAAAAGAGTAAGAACAAGGTTCAAGAGGATCAAGAGACTGAGACTGCATCTTCGCCTCCAGGTGATGAAGAAACAGAGAAGCAGTTAGATGAAGAATTGGAGGAAGCAGAGGATGAGTTCCCAGAGCTGGCAGACCTTTCTACCTCCAACAAGGAGTTTAAACCTTTCAG AGATGCAGATAGTCTTCTACAAATTGTAGAGCACAGGAGGAAAAGGACAGACAGTGAGGCCACGATGGGAAGCACAGGGAGCTGCTCTACCATACCACCA GAGGTAATCCGTCAGAAGGTGCGGAGGCAGCTCACCAAACAGCAGAAGGCGGCGCAGAGGAGACGTCTACAGAAGGGTGAGGCCAACTTGGTAACCAAATCCAGGagggaaaaccaaaataacatcAAGTCTAGCATGGAGACCAGCGAATTCTGGGGATAA
- the LOC134639206 gene encoding protein limb expression 1-like, producing MSDVKVEESIMSYLSQTETGAGPKDLNVVAILHNFWEQKQLNGSSSDSDGFGGKGAGQTESLLLYESAPSPGPPYVCYVTLPGGSCFGNYKVCETQAEARRDAARVALMNSLVNELPCRRIDPEFIAHSLRQAARDSAVSVEEACDSGTSIGTYSLLLHSYIGRSMLEFQEMMTIFQLLHWNGTLKALRERQCSRQSVIRYYSQRGLDEYVRSNMALDWLGREQRSPGLIRAELQVAQRELVLARRRGVELRFYKEKTEILSLALSQAYIHHTPEVFSHSLSRKYKQEHLPLDTFYSQDTEAQRAQPLSHLPPVHKNTQQTVCEASGLSDSPSPCSEQTFEPLDDFE from the exons ATGAGTGACGTGAAAGTGGAGGAGAGCATCATGTCGTACTTATCACAGACTGAGACTGGCGCCGGCCCCAAAGACT TGAACGTGGTGGCCATTCTTCATAACTTCTGGGAGCAGAAGCAGCTGAATGGTTCCTCCAGTGACTCAGATGGTTTTGGTGGGAAAGGAGCTGGTCAGACAGAGAGCCTGCTGTTGTACGAATCTGCACCTTCTCCTGGTCCTCCGTACGTCTGCTATGTCACGCTTCCTGGAGGAAGCTGTTTTGGTAACTATAAG GTGTGTGAAACTCAAGCAGAAGCTCGGAGGGACGCGGCTCGCGTGGCTCTGATGAACTCACTTGTGAATGAGTTGCCATGTCGACGCATTGACCCTGAGTTCATCGCTCATAGTTTGCGTCAGGCGGCCAGAGACAGTGCT GTTTCTGTAGAAGAAGCATGTGATTCGGGTACCAGTATAGGAACCTACAGTTTGCTGCTTCACTCCTACATTGGAAGGAGCATGCTGGAGTTCCAG GAGATGATGACAATTTTCCAGTTGTTGCACTGGAACGGGACTCTGAAAGCTCTGAGGGAAAGGCAGTGCTCTCGACAG AGTGTGATTAGATATTACTCTCAGCGAGGACTTGATGAGTACGTGCGCAGCAATATGGCTCTGGATTGGCTCGGACGGGAGCAGAGATCACCGGGTCTCATCAGAGCTGAGTTGCAGGTGGCACAGAGGGAGCTAGTGTTGGCCCGGCGTCGAGGCGTAGAGCTGCGCTTCTACAAGGAAAAGACAGAGATCCTTAGCTTGGCTCTCAGCCAAGCATACATTCACCACACACCTGAGGTCTTCAGCCATTCACTGAGTCGCAAATACAAGCAAGAGCACCTGCCTTTAGACACATTTTACAGCCAGGACACAGAAGCCCAGAGAGCCCAGCCCTTAAGCCATTTGCCACCGgtccataaaaacacacagcaaacagtCTGTGAAGCCTCTGGACTCTCTGATAGTCCTTCACCATGCTCAGAGCAAACATTTGAGCCTTTAGATGACTttgaataa